The window acaatcagtactcatctaatgcacaggtaaaactcgaatgaaagatccaaccagaaagttcaacttaagaactccggtttgcaaaaagaatcaactcgaaagaagcaacgaaagtcaaacggcgaaaggaagaagcttcgtttactaatctggatctaggtcaaattttactgtagcaaaaacttgtttgagtaggttaaacggaaagagaatttcgagacgaaactctaggcgcttgaatcgcctgattccgataaacgagtgagaagttaaacagaaacaaagattcgatcagaaatcgagatctgagataatcgcggaaaaatccgacgaaaaagaaaaacggacgaacgcttaaagaacggacgttcgttaacaaagaaaaaccgacgaacgcgttcgttaaaacgaacggttcggtgaacgctcgcaaaataacaaaaccgaataaaaaaccgatctaggttttttttaaacgaacggtttttaaaaaaaacaaaaaccggcgacgaacgaggcgaggcagtacctcgtcggggcagatATCCGGCAGGGCTCTGGCGgggcgcggggtgcggcgggggtgcggggctcgggggggggggtgcgaggggcggctccggcgacgaacgACGGCGGCGGAGGGCTCGGCTCCGACGGCGGCGGACGaggcgggtgcgggcggcggcgggcgaggtgagaGGAGAGGGGGGGTGCGGGTATTtatatggggggggggggagagctcagcttggaggagggggcggccgaggaggcgtgcggcggcgggactcggcgcggcggcgctcccgtgctggggaaggagagggcgacggggtgggccggcgctcggttgggcttcggcccggtcgggcgtcgcgcagtttttttttaaaacgttccgcggaaaataatttacagaaaaataaataaaagtcagaaaaatataaaataaattttccccgtctagttagaaaatctagaatagggtgaacatttttttaaatcaaaataaatattttgaaaacatgcaatatttttaatgcaataaaaattgcaaataaaatccgaataaattccaataaatgatcttaacattttacctccagtatttcaattgttttggagaagtcatattttctcctctcgtttatttttaaaatgaaatatttttccggagagaaaataattaaaaccaaaatcctcgtcttattatttgatgaaaatcaaatgtgaaaattcgagaaaatccccaactctctccgagggtccttgagttgcttaggatttatcgaggattttgtcaaaatgcaataaaacatgatatgcaatgatgatctatgtataacataccaaattgaaaatttgggatgttacacgttatcaatgacatccaatgtccatagtcaggaaaccatgactatctgttgatcaacgagctagtcaactagaggctcactagggacacgttgtggtctatgtattcacacatgtattatgatttccggataacacaattatagcatgaacaatagacaattaccatgaacaaggaaatataataataaccatttattattgcctctagggcatatttccaacacttacATCGTTTTTGGTGGCTGCAACTGCCGAGCGAGGATCAATGCTACTCCCTTTTACCTTTTTATCCCCCCGTCTAGGCATTGTGTTGGTTTTCTTCCCTGTTTGTCGGCCGATCATTTGTGTGTGTGCGTTGATGTTGGTTGTGCATATCCAAATTGTGCAAATGTCGAGTGTATGCTCGTTGTGCTTGTACCCCATACTACTTCCCTATGAGTTGGAAACGCCCTAGGGTCATGAAGACACGATGGATCCCTACCCTTACCTACATGTGGGTACTATTTTTAGGTGCTTTTCTTAGCTTGGTTAGGCTTTGTGCCCTACTCGGGAAGGCCGAAGGCGAGGCTGCGACGGCTCCCAGAAGATGGGATAAGCTTCTCCTCACCTAGCCCTGGTGTCGGTGGTGCGTCTAGCGTCGTCGGAGGGCGTGTAAAGGTGTGTTCCCAATAGATCTCGCTGGATACAATCGGTGTTGGTCTTTGGTGGGTCCACTTGGATTTGGTCTTTCCTTCGTCTGTGTTCCTGTATCTACGGGTTGGATCCTTCTGATCTATGCTTCTCTTCATTGGCGACGGTTGATGTTCTAGTGTGATGGTCCTAAGGGTCCTTAGCATGACAACTTCCTAATTATCTACTATAACAAGGTATGTCCGACTCCGGTGAAGGAGAAGCGATGatggcggcgcgccttcggcttgCTCCAGTGATTATAGTTGTCGTTAGATGATCTACGGACCTGGATGTAATCCATGTTACTTCTGGTATTCTTTGTACTTTTTCTTCTTTGAAAAGGAGGTTGAAACCCCGGCCTCTACATCCAAGGATGCACACCATCATCTTTGTTAAATTATTCAACATAACTTGACAAAATAAATACAAGGATCAATTCAAAGCTACCTCCCCGATGACATCTGTCGCTACACCTACAATCTTGATGGTGTGCCCTGACCTCGTACCAACACACACCATCTAACCCGGTGGCCTCGCGAAGCCGCCCCACGGCAAGTTGAGAGCACCAACCGATCCAGCAGACCCTCAGCATGCTCTGCATGCACACACTAAAGAATCCGCCGCTACCATCTTCTGTTATCCCATCTTCAGGAGGAATCAACCGTCGTCTGACGTCACCACTACGCCAGACAACGCCAACACCCTGCGGGCGTCCATTTACACGCGTCAACCGTTGAGACTCCActgcgccacgccgccgagaCCCGCCGTCGACGATGCAATAGATGCAACGCCAGACCACCTCTTGGCCCCTCCAGTCAGCACCTGCTTTAAAACGATACCCTCGGAAGGAAAAAAGACACCAAAGGCGCCGCCGTCGTCCGCTGTGATCGAAGTCGGCATGATTTTCATCTCCATTCGCGCTGCCCCAACTTCGAAgctagggatggcaatgggtacccaTTACCCGCGTACCCTGTGGGTAAAAACCCTATTAGGGTAAGGgtatgggacaaaaaattacccATGGGTACTTAAATGGGGAAATATCATACCCATCGGGTAGAGAGGGTACGGGTATGGGATCGTATAACCCATGCCCGCGTACCCATGTACCCATCTAAAATGTTGACAGGTGGGTTTCCGTTAATATCCCAATGTATTCATTTCCCTCCTAATCATGCTAGGTAAAAACTCTAATATGTATTCAAATTATCTCTATAATTTATCATGATTTCGTGAACTTAAAGTGTATGCATATGTGTTGTTATTTATGATTATGTGTTGttgtttaacatttttatatGTCACTTCATAGGCAAATACTTTTGTTTATGAGAATATGTTGTTGTTACAATATGTTGTTGTACATTGTTGTTTAAGATGTGTTGCTATTAATAATTTATGATTATATGTTGCTTTTTACAACTATTTTCTACTCAATTGATGTGTTCTAAACGCGGGTACTTTTACCTGCGGGTACCCATAAACCCTGTCGGGTGACGGGTATGGGAAAAAATTATACCCTTGACGGGTATGGGTATGGGTGATGGATAAACTCACGGCGGACGGGTAAAGGTATGGGGTAGCTCCACCCGTACCCATACCCTGCGGGTGCCATCCCTATTCGAAGCTGACTGGATCCACGCGCTGCGGCGCTGTGAAGACGCACGCAGGCGCCGGAACGCTGGTACTAGATGAATAGATTAAAAAAAtcccaaaaagaaagaaaaacatgCGCAAGTCCCCGCGGTCCATTTGTCACGAACACGAAGGCCCCCAGAAACGTACTCTTCTGAGAAAGAAAAAAGAGTTTGCGGAGAAAAAAAAAGCAACCCATTCTGGTACAGGTGAGAGGTCCGATTCACAAATCACATTCACAAGAGATGCTACTGTGCACACACCACATTATATACTGACGCTGGACTCAGCTTATTATTCGCGCGTGGCGACCGCACACAAGTCGCATAGCACCCTTCGTGTCTCTGCACAAGGACGCTCGGCTGGCCAAGCCAGCTGCCACATACTGCAGAATCATCTCGCCACAGCCGTGAGATGGAGACCCTGCTCGATGTAGAGCGTGATCATGGTCCTGTAGTTGACGCTGGCGTCCTTGTCGCGCAGAGCCAGCACGAAGAAACGGAGCAGCACCGCCGCGAAGATCTTCATCTGCCAGTATGCGAACTCCTTTCCCAGGCAGATCCTCGGACCGGCCTGCATGCAGACCATGAAGCAGGTGTCGGTAGTTGGAAAAAAAATTCCTCACAACTACAGCTAGTTTACTTCAGAGCACATTTCAGCGGCAGTGACAAGAACATTGGCATGCAGTTTTTTTTGTAAGGTCATGGTGATGTTCATGGGTGACATGGTTACCTGGAAAGCTGTGAATTTGAAAGGGCTTTCTGGCTGGAACACGCCGTGTTCGTCTAGCCACCGCTCGGGCCGGAAGACTTGGGCGTCCTCACCCCACAGGCGCTCCATCCGGCCCATGGCGTAGGGGGCGTAGAACACCATGTCTCCCTTGCCGACGCTGAAGCCGTTGGGCAGAACGTCGTCCGAAAAGCACTCCTTGTTATCCTGAAACACCCAACAAAAATTACGTACAATTTTACATGCAATCCCACAAAGCAATGACTTTTCCTTTGATGATTACAAGTTTGGAGCGTGCTGTTATGGATGGATGGACTCACCAGCGGGACCGAGGGGTACACTCTGAGTGTCTCCGTCAGGGCGGCGTGCAGGTAGTGCATCTTGTTCAGCGCCTCGTCGGTCAGGCTCTGCGAGAAGTCGTCGATGGACGCGGCTTCCCCGGCGTCGGCAGCCTCCCTGGCCTCCTCGCTGATCTTCTCCTGCACCTCCGGGTGCTTGCACATCATGTAGAGGAACCGGGCAAGCGCTCCGGCGGTCGTGTCCTTGCCGGCTATGACGATGTTCATTATGATGTCTCTCAGGTACTTGTAATCCACCTCCCCGGAATCGCTGGTGGTCGCCTGTATGAACCTCGACAGCAAATCACACTTCGACTCCTATCAAGTCGAGCAGTAGTAACCAAGTCAAGACTTGAGCTCAATTTCAAGCGCAGCAAGCGTGTTCAAGTTGATGGAAGGAGGTCAGAGCAGGTTAGTTACGGCGTCGTGTGCCTTGCCGGCGGACATCTCGTCGGCCCTGGCACGGATGTGCTTGTACGCGAACTCGTCGACGACCTTGATCCTGTGCCTCAGAGCCGCCTCCGCGCCGACGTTGAGGAACCTCGACACCTTCCAGAACGCGTTGACGAAGCGGAGCAGGATGAACTCGCTGGCGTCGTCGAACGCCGCGGCGAAGCGGCTCCCCTCGTCCGCCGCCTCCCCGGACAGCGTGTTGAGGTCCAGGCCGAAGGCGATGGTGAAGATGGAATCCATCGTCGCTTTCATCAGCAAGGCCTGACCGATCCAAGAGACATGCACCATGCAGGACAGCCTTGTCAGAGCCCTCCTTTGATCGATAGGAAATGATGGTTTGCCAGATTGATCAGATCCGTGCCTGAAAGTCCATGGGTTGCTTCGCCGCGGCGTTGTCGGAGACGATGTGCGCGAGCTTGGCGGCGTTCTTGTTGAAGACGCCGCCGCTGAAGTCCCGGAGGGCCCTCGTGGAGAAGTCGTAGCTGGCGATCTTCCTCTGCTGCTTCCACTTGTCGCCGTCCACCGCGAAGATGCCGTCGCCGAAGAGATCGCTCGTGTTCTCGTAGTTAGACTCGCCCTATGTGTTTGTCCAGAAACATCGTACGCATGTCAGCGAATAACATCTGGCCGACTTTGTGAGGGCATCTATTTTGTTAGTTTTGGGTATATTGGTACTagctagtactccctccattctttTTTATAAGACACTTTAGACAACTGACCATGAAttgttttgggcactgtttgtaCTGTCTAAAACGTCTTAACAGAAGCAGTATATTGGTGCAAGCGTGTCTAACTCGTACGCCCTGTGTATTTGTCCTAAGCATCATACACGTGTCAGCCAATAACATCACTCTCACTTGCTGAGGCCAactcttgtactccctccgtcccacaacATAAGATGTTTTTACAAGCTAAAATAGCTTACAAAATGATCTTATATTATGGAACATATAGATTAGCTAGTTCCGCGTCAAAATTCTTACACCTGTGTTGTTAGCACGT is drawn from Aegilops tauschii subsp. strangulata cultivar AL8/78 chromosome 1, Aet v6.0, whole genome shotgun sequence and contains these coding sequences:
- the LOC109761480 gene encoding LOW QUALITY PROTEIN: cytochrome P450 704C1 (The sequence of the model RefSeq protein was modified relative to this genomic sequence to represent the inferred CDS: inserted 1 base in 1 codon), coding for MTTGIAECSPSFLXAAGLAVLAICWYLSVVLGRGGVAGAKRYPPAVGTVFHQVYHLRRLHDYYTDLFREHMTFRLLSPGRGQIYTSDPAVVEHILKTNFSNYGKGESNYENTSDLFGDGIFAVDGDKWKQQRKIASYDFSTRALRDFSGGVFNKNAAKLAHIVSDNAAAKQPMDFQALLMKATMDSIFTIAFGLDLNTLSGEAADEGSRFAAAFDDASEFILLRFVNAFWKVSRFLNVGAEAALRHRIKVVDEFAYKHIRARADEMSAGKAHDAESKCDLLSRFIQATTSDSGEVDYKYLRDIIMNIVIAGKDTTAGALARFLYMMCKHPEVQEKISEEAREAADAGEAASIDDFSQSLTDEALNKMHYLHAALTETLRVYPSVPLDNKECFSDDVLPNGFSVGKGDMVFYAPYAMGRMERLWGEDAQVFRPERWLDEHGVFQPESPFKFTAFQAGPRICLGKEFAYWQMKIFAAVLLRFFVLALRDKDASVNYRTMITLYIEQGLHLTAVAR